The window TTTGACACCGCTGCTGGAATCGCTGCTGCCCATGCGGGCGATTTGCTGACCACGGCGGACATATTGACCTTCGCGCACCAGCAGTGCATCGTTGTGTCCGTAAGCGGTTAAGTAAACGGCATTGTGTTGGATAATCACCAAGTTGCCGTAACCGCGTAAGTTAGTACCACTGTACACGACTTGTCCGTCTGCGGCGGCCAAGACGGGCTGACCGCGCGTGCCTGCTACGTCAATGCCTTTGTTTTCGCCGCCAAACGAGCGGATGATGCTGCCGCTGCTGACGGGCGAGGTCCACACGATTTGTGAAGAGGGAATATCGGGCACGGATGATTTTTTGGGTACGGGCGGGGGAGTGAAAACGGGGTTGATGGCAGGTGCAGACTTAACAGCAGGAGCAGGTTTGCTGCCGGGGGCTTTGACACGCAACACTTGCCCGATACTGATGGTGTTGTCGTGCATATTGTTCCACGCGCGCAGGCTGTCTTGGCTGATGTTGTAGCGTTTGGCAATATTGTACACGGTGTCGCCCGCGCTGACGCGGTGAGTGCTGGCATTGGGGTCAACAGGGGCATAGTTGCCGATGTAATGACCGTTTACGTTGCCCACGGTCTGCCCAACGCTGTTTACGCCTTTCAAACCGGGAATCTGCGGCAG is drawn from Conchiformibius steedae and contains these coding sequences:
- a CDS encoding peptidoglycan DD-metalloendopeptidase family protein: MFHSQFSCAMTVTAALVLSACAAQHQAPAPVVAGGFDGAVGGVAYNPYTTVDYSATTPVPPPVAGSNPYGAAPYVPSGSAAVPSNIYNPAVAPLPQIPGLKGVNSVGQTVGNVNGHYIGNYAPVDPNASTHRVSAGDTVYNIAKRYNISQDSLRAWNNMHDNTISIGQVLRVKAPGSKPAPAVKSAPAINPVFTPPPVPKKSSVPDIPSSQIVWTSPVSSGSIIRSFGGENKGIDVAGTRGQPVLAAADGQVVYSGTNLRGYGNLVIIQHNAVYLTAYGHNDALLVREGQYVRRGQQIARMGSSDSSSGVKLHFEVRENGNPVNPARFVKF